One window from the genome of Halomicrobium zhouii encodes:
- a CDS encoding DUF7289 family protein encodes MTDRAASEVLSFALVFGLVVASVAIVSVSGLGSLESARDAEQMNNAERAFDVLGDNMADIYERGAPSRATEVSLGESQLYTDENVSINVTVKDSAGNPTTVTRDIRPIVYDGDRERELVYEAGAVFRVERQGALVLQEPPFVVENDRVMIPVVAAQSSSVESTGGSTVLLRANNRGTDVVVSDSRGSVDSLYFNISSPRNELWRDYFVDDPDFDCGATPIETINGEEYLECEHSNPRVVHVVVYDIGVTIDR; translated from the coding sequence ATGACTGACCGGGCCGCCAGCGAGGTGCTGAGCTTCGCGCTCGTGTTCGGCCTCGTCGTCGCCTCCGTGGCTATCGTTAGCGTCAGCGGCCTGGGCTCGCTCGAGTCGGCGCGCGACGCCGAGCAGATGAACAACGCGGAGCGGGCCTTCGACGTCCTCGGCGACAACATGGCCGACATCTACGAGCGCGGCGCCCCCAGCCGCGCGACGGAGGTCAGCCTCGGTGAGTCACAGCTGTACACCGACGAGAACGTCTCGATAAACGTCACCGTGAAAGACAGTGCTGGGAACCCGACGACGGTGACACGCGACATCCGCCCGATCGTCTACGACGGGGACCGGGAACGCGAACTCGTCTACGAGGCCGGCGCCGTGTTCCGCGTCGAGCGCCAGGGGGCTCTGGTGTTGCAGGAGCCGCCCTTCGTCGTCGAGAACGACCGCGTCATGATCCCGGTCGTCGCGGCGCAGTCTTCGAGCGTGGAGAGTACCGGCGGCTCGACCGTCCTGTTGCGTGCCAACAACCGTGGGACCGACGTCGTCGTGTCCGACTCGCGCGGCTCCGTCGACTCGCTGTACTTCAACATCTCTTCGCCTCGCAACGAACTGTGGCGCGACTACTTCGTCGACGACCCCGACTTCGACTGTGGCGCGACGCCGATAGAAACGATCAACGGCGAAGAGTACCTGGAGTGCGAACACTCGAACCCACGCGTCGTCCACGTCGTCGTCTACGACATCGGCGTCACCATCGACCGGTGA
- a CDS encoding DUF7287 family protein, with amino-acid sequence MFRGDDDAKGSSGESRAQTTLDFAIGVSIFLAVVMFIFLFVPGIVEPFTVGAQDETVTVNRVADGLTQDQLGSSQRPGVLDTACTVDFFEHAEDGTDITACGPPKDDLADFVGIKDRQNANVTVQGNTSAADVGSEQLCWDGSSDALVEADDGTCDVRLAAGETPPTTNADAVTATRVASLAGEDVTVVVEMW; translated from the coding sequence GGGGGGACGACGATGCGAAGGGAAGCAGCGGAGAGAGCCGCGCACAGACGACGCTCGATTTCGCCATCGGGGTCAGTATCTTCCTCGCGGTGGTCATGTTCATCTTCCTGTTCGTCCCGGGTATCGTCGAGCCGTTCACCGTCGGTGCCCAGGACGAGACGGTGACGGTCAATCGCGTCGCAGACGGGCTGACCCAGGACCAGCTCGGGTCGTCCCAGCGACCCGGTGTCCTCGATACGGCGTGTACGGTCGACTTCTTCGAGCACGCCGAGGACGGCACCGACATCACCGCGTGCGGCCCGCCGAAGGACGACCTGGCCGATTTCGTCGGGATCAAGGACAGACAGAACGCGAACGTCACAGTCCAGGGGAACACGTCCGCCGCGGACGTCGGGTCCGAACAGCTCTGCTGGGACGGCTCGAGTGACGCGCTGGTCGAAGCGGACGACGGGACGTGTGACGTCAGGCTGGCTGCCGGGGAGACGCCACCGACGACCAACGCGGATGCGGTGACGGCGACGCGCGTCGCGTCCCTCGCGGGCGAGGACGTGACGGTCGTCGTGGAGATGTGGTAA
- a CDS encoding DUF7289 family protein yields MGVSTGGTGDSRAQTAPLAVILVLAMVIAGSTLVIAVGGQAISETQTRLDGERAENTMTQFDSQAAMVAIGSASVQQVSLESSGASKYTVRNGSGWMNVSYTNGTSGDVTTVYNSSMGAVTRTSGDSTLAYQGGGVWRSDGEGSVMISPPEFHYRDATLTLPMVQVRGDSSLNRRATVTHNSTTQHYPDRDNSDFRNPLDDGRVEVTVQSEYYEAWGKYFETRTDGDVEYDHSNSRVTLELVTPPESTTVTSALAAGAGGNLNVQGTGGGPGSCADWNYLDSYNSSNTLDDYCSQTHGTNGNVTYAGDITMSGSANFEGSIRGGGYVHLTGSSYVTEDVYYSSGSEPSNSRVGGSVEQIDGVESASPINTHVGGRVNDIESDNDNGDAGVPIDGSDRLTGSDPTLESGTYYLERVDMGSSSVDSLEIDTTDGDVTVAVNDYIHVSDGGYDITVTGGNDVRFYVNTSEKKGGRTGLHVGKKSSISTPHNNATQLYVYGKDDFNATIQGAGSSSRARFSGVIYAPSGSDGPGTVTVGHGDVYGGIVTGTANINTQAGLHYDEALAAEQALPPDADVVRVTYLHISVNSVNVTSG; encoded by the coding sequence GTGGGAGTATCGACTGGGGGAACGGGGGATTCTCGCGCCCAGACTGCGCCGCTCGCAGTCATTCTGGTCCTGGCGATGGTCATCGCGGGTTCGACGCTCGTCATCGCCGTCGGCGGGCAGGCGATTTCTGAGACACAGACCCGACTCGACGGAGAACGGGCAGAGAACACGATGACGCAATTCGACTCCCAGGCCGCGATGGTCGCCATCGGCAGTGCCAGCGTTCAGCAGGTGAGTCTGGAGTCGAGCGGGGCATCGAAGTACACGGTTCGGAACGGATCGGGCTGGATGAACGTCTCCTACACGAACGGTACCAGTGGCGACGTCACCACGGTGTACAACTCCTCGATGGGGGCGGTCACCCGCACGTCGGGAGACAGCACGCTGGCGTATCAGGGCGGTGGTGTCTGGCGGTCTGACGGCGAGGGGAGCGTGATGATCTCCCCGCCGGAGTTCCACTATCGCGACGCGACGCTCACGCTCCCGATGGTCCAGGTCAGGGGCGACTCGTCCCTAAACCGGCGGGCCACTGTCACGCACAACAGCACGACACAGCACTACCCCGACCGGGACAACAGCGACTTCAGAAACCCGCTCGACGACGGACGGGTCGAAGTCACGGTCCAGAGCGAGTACTACGAGGCGTGGGGGAAGTACTTCGAGACGAGAACTGACGGTGACGTCGAGTACGACCACTCGAACAGTCGGGTGACGCTGGAGCTGGTGACCCCGCCCGAGAGCACGACCGTCACCTCGGCACTCGCAGCAGGCGCCGGTGGAAATCTCAACGTCCAGGGAACCGGTGGTGGGCCAGGTTCGTGTGCGGACTGGAACTACCTCGACAGCTACAACTCCTCGAACACGCTCGACGACTACTGCAGCCAGACCCACGGTACTAACGGGAACGTCACCTACGCAGGCGATATCACGATGTCCGGGAGTGCGAACTTCGAAGGGAGTATCCGAGGAGGAGGATACGTCCACCTCACGGGGAGTTCCTACGTCACGGAAGACGTTTACTACTCCTCGGGATCCGAACCGAGCAACTCCCGCGTCGGTGGGTCGGTCGAACAGATAGACGGCGTCGAGTCGGCGAGTCCGATCAACACGCACGTCGGAGGGCGCGTGAACGACATCGAGAGCGACAACGACAACGGCGACGCCGGCGTTCCGATAGACGGGAGCGACCGACTGACCGGGAGTGATCCGACGCTCGAAAGCGGTACGTACTACCTCGAACGCGTCGACATGGGAAGCAGCTCGGTCGACTCACTCGAGATCGATACGACAGACGGAGACGTCACCGTCGCAGTGAACGATTACATTCACGTCAGCGACGGCGGATACGATATCACTGTTACCGGTGGCAACGACGTGCGGTTCTACGTCAACACCTCCGAGAAGAAGGGCGGACGCACCGGCCTCCACGTCGGAAAGAAGTCTTCGATCTCCACTCCGCACAACAACGCGACGCAGCTCTACGTCTACGGGAAAGACGATTTCAACGCGACGATTCAGGGGGCAGGCAGCTCTAGCAGGGCCCGATTCTCCGGCGTCATCTATGCACCGTCGGGCAGTGACGGCCCAGGCACAGTCACTGTCGGGCACGGCGACGTCTACGGCGGTATCGTCACCGGTACGGCGAACATCAACACGCAAGCGGGACTCCACTACGACGAGGCGCTCGCGGCCGAACAGGCGCTCCCGCCCGACGCAGACGTCGTCCGGGTCACTTACCTCCACATCTCCGTCAATAGCGTCAACGTCACGAGCGGCTGA
- a CDS encoding DUF7289 family protein, protein MSEPELRSTRRRKGIGGSRGQTGPLAVILVFALVITGSTLVVVTGGQAITDTQNRLDVERASNTMTQLDSQAAMVAIGDSKTQQIPLDSESVEGFSVENESGWMNVSYQNTATRAVTTIYNESMGAIVYRSGTETIAYQGGGVWRADGDRSVMVSPPEFHYRDATLTLPMVQVSGDRSLTRRATITRNSTTRYYPNESIDSRFVNPLVSGKVNVTVGGPYYRAWGSYFEQRTDGEVTYQHGQNRVTASLTVPVGDRRVKEAVHASSTSGTITFKGSTDPSIDAYTSADGDGYAGEGKDNGWNNATLTTAGDVDVQDNGVQIYGNISAGGAVDMKDWSNNFHGQRVEYGTSINPTPPAGVETEQISETADTSKIDGPINERVDHIKKNRDGDSDFSGDTITSSATIGEESPGGTMFYVDHIDLGSTETLTVDATDGNVSIAVRDYVRLDQGTIEVVGDHPVRFYIKGENSLSSFSPSATSNSVEPNLLVEGGTVHTGGDENATQVWFYGKSDFGAASVQNGGNSKIVGVIYAPGSDSEMIMRKSEVYGGIVTNEIEILDDGVIHYDKALENARAVPEAARTTKVTYLHISVNRVNVTS, encoded by the coding sequence ATGAGTGAGCCGGAACTCCGTTCTACGCGCCGGCGAAAGGGGATCGGGGGATCGCGAGGGCAGACGGGGCCGCTCGCTGTCATACTCGTGTTCGCGCTCGTGATAACCGGGAGCACGCTGGTCGTCGTCACCGGCGGCCAGGCCATCACCGACACCCAGAACAGGCTCGACGTCGAGCGAGCATCGAACACGATGACCCAGCTCGACTCGCAGGCGGCGATGGTCGCCATCGGCGACTCGAAGACCCAGCAGATCCCCCTGGACTCGGAGTCGGTCGAGGGGTTCAGCGTCGAGAACGAGTCGGGCTGGATGAACGTCTCCTACCAGAACACGGCCACGCGCGCCGTGACGACCATCTACAACGAGTCGATGGGCGCTATCGTCTACCGGAGCGGGACCGAGACCATCGCCTACCAGGGCGGCGGCGTCTGGCGGGCCGACGGGGACCGGAGCGTGATGGTCTCCCCGCCGGAGTTCCACTACCGCGACGCGACGCTCACGCTCCCGATGGTCCAGGTGAGCGGCGACCGTTCACTCACGCGCCGTGCGACCATCACCCGCAACTCGACGACGCGGTACTATCCGAACGAGAGCATCGACTCGCGGTTCGTGAATCCGCTCGTGAGCGGGAAAGTCAACGTCACGGTCGGTGGGCCGTACTACCGCGCCTGGGGGTCGTACTTCGAACAGCGGACTGACGGCGAGGTCACCTACCAGCACGGTCAAAACCGCGTAACGGCGTCGCTAACCGTGCCGGTCGGTGACCGGCGAGTGAAGGAGGCGGTTCACGCCTCGTCGACGTCGGGGACGATCACGTTCAAGGGATCAACCGACCCAAGCATCGACGCGTACACGTCGGCGGACGGCGACGGATACGCCGGCGAAGGAAAGGACAACGGCTGGAACAACGCGACGCTCACGACGGCCGGCGACGTCGACGTCCAGGACAACGGTGTCCAGATCTACGGGAACATCTCGGCCGGCGGGGCGGTCGACATGAAGGACTGGTCCAACAACTTCCACGGACAGCGCGTCGAGTACGGGACGAGCATCAACCCCACGCCGCCGGCCGGGGTCGAGACCGAGCAAATCTCCGAGACCGCCGACACTTCGAAGATAGACGGACCGATCAACGAGCGCGTCGACCACATCAAGAAGAACCGAGACGGTGACAGCGACTTCTCGGGCGACACGATAACGAGCAGCGCGACCATCGGCGAGGAGTCGCCCGGCGGAACGATGTTCTACGTCGACCACATCGACCTCGGGTCGACCGAGACGCTGACCGTCGACGCGACTGACGGCAACGTCTCCATCGCCGTGCGCGACTACGTCCGACTGGACCAGGGGACTATCGAAGTGGTCGGCGACCACCCAGTGCGCTTCTACATCAAGGGCGAGAACTCGCTCTCGTCGTTCTCCCCGTCTGCGACCAGCAACTCGGTCGAGCCGAACTTGCTCGTCGAGGGCGGTACGGTCCACACCGGCGGTGACGAGAACGCCACGCAAGTGTGGTTCTACGGGAAGAGCGACTTCGGGGCCGCTTCGGTGCAGAACGGCGGAAACTCGAAGATCGTCGGCGTGATATACGCACCGGGGAGCGACAGTGAGATGATAATGCGGAAGAGCGAGGTGTACGGCGGTATCGTCACGAACGAGATCGAAATCCTGGACGACGGCGTCATCCACTACGACAAAGCGCTGGAGAACGCGCGCGCCGTCCCGGAGGCAGCGCGGACGACCAAAGTCACCTACCTCCACATCTCCGTCAATCGCGTCAACGTCACGAGCTGA
- a CDS encoding DUF7261 family protein, whose protein sequence is MADLGSRSRGQLILVAAFALAVTFVALALVVNSAIFTENLASRGETGGSGDALTLRHDVERGVGQSIASANVYNTTDQSTLEQGVDRGIGNVNTAYSKQSAADTAIVNVSRKSGSTTYGSRVVQNESGGRAFQDRNGNSDWHVVDDVDRSGNEGNATRAFELNVTKLSLEPDESGAFRIVVEEWKGSATWTMTLWRDGASDDVHVEVDIDSEPEARCMQEVDEAFVRVDVTEGRLAGEPCGALRQGPNTNGDFGNYRFASGVGDRYNVTFEHGDKAHGNYSLVTRNQSMASSNTLNASVGSDSPYWDDAVYDVTVRYVYNSPKLDYETDVRVAPGESR, encoded by the coding sequence GTGGCGGATCTAGGGTCACGGAGCCGCGGGCAGCTCATCCTCGTCGCCGCCTTCGCCCTCGCCGTGACGTTCGTCGCGCTCGCGCTCGTGGTCAACTCCGCCATCTTCACGGAGAACCTGGCGAGTCGCGGCGAGACGGGTGGGAGCGGCGACGCCCTGACGCTCAGACACGACGTCGAACGCGGCGTCGGCCAGAGCATCGCGTCGGCGAACGTGTACAACACGACCGACCAGAGCACACTCGAACAGGGCGTCGACAGGGGAATTGGTAACGTGAACACGGCCTATTCGAAACAGAGCGCGGCCGACACAGCCATCGTCAACGTCTCGCGGAAATCCGGGTCGACGACGTATGGATCGCGGGTCGTTCAAAACGAAAGCGGCGGGCGGGCGTTCCAGGACAGAAACGGGAACTCCGACTGGCACGTGGTCGACGACGTCGACCGGTCCGGGAACGAGGGGAACGCGACGCGGGCGTTCGAACTGAACGTCACGAAGTTGTCTCTCGAACCCGATGAGAGCGGCGCCTTCCGGATCGTCGTCGAGGAGTGGAAGGGTTCCGCGACCTGGACGATGACGCTGTGGCGCGACGGGGCGTCGGACGACGTCCACGTCGAAGTCGATATCGACAGCGAGCCCGAGGCACGATGTATGCAGGAGGTGGACGAGGCGTTCGTCCGCGTCGACGTCACGGAGGGTCGGCTCGCCGGCGAACCCTGTGGGGCGCTCCGGCAGGGTCCCAATACGAACGGTGACTTCGGGAACTATCGATTTGCAAGCGGCGTGGGCGACCGATACAACGTCACCTTCGAGCACGGCGACAAGGCCCACGGAAACTACTCGCTGGTCACGCGAAACCAGTCGATGGCGAGTTCGAACACTCTCAACGCCAGCGTCGGTTCGGACTCACCGTACTGGGACGACGCCGTCTACGACGTGACCGTCCGGTACGTCTACAATTCGCCGAAGCTCGACTACGAGACGGACGTTCGGGTCGCCCCGGGTGAGTCGCGATGA
- a CDS encoding DUF7288 family protein, protein MDRGQAHTLEGVVAALLLLASVIFALQMTAVTPLSASTSSQHIENQQRSVASGVLSAAAERDGLEETVLYWNESDGDFHNTSSIGYYTSDPPNTTLGSMLSRSFDQKGISYNLYVSFQSPSGKTIQNRVVYRGVPSDNAVSASRTVTLADDDRLYDHDLRRTNVTLDESSSFYAQDVGTGVYNVVRVEVVAWRI, encoded by the coding sequence ATGGACAGAGGCCAAGCACACACGCTGGAGGGCGTCGTCGCCGCACTGCTGTTGCTCGCGAGCGTCATCTTCGCACTGCAGATGACGGCGGTGACGCCGCTATCGGCGAGTACGTCGAGCCAGCACATCGAGAACCAGCAGCGGTCGGTCGCGTCCGGTGTCCTCTCGGCCGCCGCCGAGCGGGATGGACTCGAAGAAACGGTGCTCTACTGGAACGAGAGCGACGGCGACTTCCACAACACGAGTTCCATCGGCTACTACACCTCGGACCCGCCGAACACGACGCTCGGGAGTATGCTGTCTCGGTCGTTCGACCAGAAGGGAATCTCGTACAACCTGTACGTCAGTTTCCAGTCGCCCTCCGGGAAAACCATCCAGAACCGCGTCGTGTACCGGGGCGTCCCGAGCGACAACGCGGTGAGCGCCTCGCGCACGGTGACGCTGGCCGACGACGACAGGCTGTACGACCACGACCTGCGTCGGACCAACGTGACGCTCGACGAGTCGTCGTCGTTCTACGCCCAGGACGTGGGGACGGGCGTGTACAACGTCGTCCGCGTGGAGGTGGTCGCGTGGCGGATCTAG
- a CDS encoding 30S ribosomal protein S15, whose product MARMHTRRRGSSGSDRPAADEPPEWSDVDEDAIEERVVELAEDGHSSSVIGQKLRDEGVQGTPVPDVKLATGKKITEILEENDADPEFPEDLRNLMERAVRLREHMDENPGDHQNKRALQNTQSKIRRMVDYYRGDEIDQDFTYSYDTAVELLD is encoded by the coding sequence ATGGCACGAATGCACACACGCCGCCGAGGCTCGTCCGGTTCGGACAGGCCCGCGGCAGACGAACCGCCGGAGTGGAGCGACGTAGACGAAGACGCCATCGAAGAGCGCGTCGTCGAGCTGGCCGAGGACGGCCACTCGTCGAGCGTCATCGGCCAGAAACTGCGCGACGAGGGCGTCCAGGGCACCCCGGTGCCGGACGTCAAACTCGCGACGGGCAAGAAGATCACCGAGATCCTTGAGGAGAACGACGCCGACCCGGAGTTCCCCGAGGACCTGCGCAACCTGATGGAGCGGGCCGTTCGACTCCGTGAGCACATGGACGAGAACCCTGGCGACCACCAGAACAAGCGCGCGCTGCAGAACACGCAGTCCAAGATCCGCCGCATGGTCGACTACTATCGCGGCGACGAGATCGACCAGGACTTCACCTACAGCTACGACACCGCCGTCGAACTCCTCGACTAG
- a CDS encoding DUF7266 family protein codes for MTDRAVSSTLNYVLSLGIMAVLVTGLLSAGGGFVEDRQEEVIRSELEVIGQQIASDVQRADRLVTAGDGNQEVTLSQSLPERISGTGYRLSLETGPPAELVLRSNDPEISVSVRVQTTTHVAASNAGGGTVVVTYTSSDKLKVTND; via the coding sequence ATGACTGACCGCGCCGTCTCGTCGACGCTGAACTACGTGCTCAGTCTCGGCATCATGGCGGTACTCGTCACCGGGCTCCTGTCGGCGGGCGGCGGCTTCGTCGAGGACCGCCAGGAGGAGGTCATCCGGTCCGAACTCGAGGTCATCGGGCAACAGATCGCCTCGGACGTCCAGCGCGCCGACCGGCTCGTGACGGCCGGTGACGGCAACCAGGAGGTGACCCTCTCCCAGTCGCTCCCGGAACGGATCAGCGGAACGGGGTATCGGCTGTCGCTGGAGACCGGGCCTCCGGCGGAACTCGTTCTGAGATCGAACGATCCGGAGATCTCCGTCTCGGTACGGGTCCAGACGACCACTCACGTGGCGGCGTCCAACGCTGGCGGCGGGACCGTCGTCGTCACGTACACCTCGTCAGACAAACTGAAGGTGACGAATGACTGA